The following DNA comes from Amycolatopsis solani.
GCCGTTGCGCAGCGCCGTGTGGACGTACTCGTCGAGGTCGAACGTCGTGACCACGACGACCTTCAAGGGATCGCTCACGTCGGGCCCGGCCAGCTGGCGGGTGACCTCCAGCCCGTCGAGGCCGGGCATGCGGATGTCGAGCAGGCAGACGTCCGGGCGCAGTTCGCGGGCCTTCGACACCGCCGAGACGCCGTCCGCGACGTCGGCGACGACCTCGATGTCGTCCTGCGCGTCCAGGATCATGCGGAACCCCATCCGCACCATTTCCTGGTCGTCGGCGATCAGTACCCGGATCACTCGTCCCCTTCCCCGGCGGCCAGCGGCAGCCACGCTTCGACCCGCCAGCCACCGTCCGGGCCGCGCCCGGCCGACAGCCGTCCTTTGAGCAACGCGACGCGTTCGCGCATCCCGACCAGACCGTAGCCGCCCGATCCCCCGGCCGGACGGCGCGCCGTCTCGCGTCCGTCGTCCGTCACCCGCAGGTGCAGTTCGGGGCCGAGGACCTCGGCCACGACGAACGCCTCGGTCGCGCCGGACGCGTGCTTGCCGACGTTCGTCAGCGACTCCTGCACCAGCCGCAGCGCCGAGCGGCCGACCTCGTGCGGCAGGTCCGGCGGCAGGTCGAGGTGCATCGACGTCGGCACGCCGTGGTTGGCGGTGTCGACCAGCTTCCGCAGGTCGGCGCCCAGATCGGTGGTGGCCTGCTCGCTGATCTCGCTCGACCCGGCGGGCGCGTCCCCGCGCATCGAGCGGACCAGCCGCCGCATCGCCGCGAGCGCCTCGACGCCGGCGTTCTCGATCCGGGCCATCGCCTCGACGGCGACCTCCGGCTTCTGCTCGGCCATCATCCGCGCGGCCTGCGCCTGCACGACGATCCCGGTGACGTGGTGGGCGACGACGTCGTGCAGCTCGCGGGCCAGCGCCATCCGCTCGGCCGTCTGCGCGTCGGCCACCGCCGACTTGACGACCGTGGTGCGCTCGGAATCCCGCGAGCGCAGCATCAGGCCGGTGGCGATCGAGATGCCGAGCAGCAGCGCCGCGGCGAAGGCCAGGATGGACAGCGTCTGCGGGTCGGTCTGCAGGCCGCGGGGCTCGTTCGAGTTGAGGATCGCGGCGAGCGCGACGACGCCCGAGAGGATCGACACCCGTGGCCACGACGCGTTGAGGCCGCGGGCGCGGGTCACGTTCACCACCACGCCCATCGCGGCGATGACCTGCACGAACGGCACGCCGCCCGGCATCGGGTAGTCGTAGCGCAGGTGCAGGAACGGCGTGACGACCGCCGACAGCAGCAGCATCCCGGCGATGCCGAGGAGCGCGTCCGCCGGCCGGCGCGGCGAGAGCACCGCGATGGCCGCCGCGACGATCGAGCAGAACAGGATCGGGAAGCCACGGGCGTTGCTCGAATACGTGTAGCCGAACTCGAACAGCAGCGCGAAGCCGAGCAGGCCCATCAGCGGCCACTGCCCCATCGCCAGCTCGTTCACCCGGCGCAGCCGCCGGGTCCGCGGCCCGGCCTGCGGACGGCGGTCCCGCGCCGCGATCGCGGGCACGAGCGGCGCGGCGAGCAGCAACAGGCCGAACAGCAGGGCCTGCGAACCCGTGCCGCTGTCGATGTCGCCGACCCCCGCGTACCGGCCGAAGACCGCGACGAGGCCGCTGACCACCAGGAAGCCGATCACGCAGAACGCCACGCCGGCCCGGGCCCGGCGGGCCGCGTAGTAGACCATCAGCACCCCGGCCACGACCTCGGTGATGGTCACCTTCGGCAACACGCTGGAGTACGGCGGGATGTGGAACGCGTGGATGAAGAGGGTCGAGAAGATCAGCACCCCGCCGCCGGCCACGGCGGCGACGGCCGCGCGCTTCTGGGCCCACACCGCGCACGCCGTCATCGCGAGCAAGCCGGGCAGCAGCCCGAAGTCGACGAACCGCGGCCCGTTTTCGTCGAGCGCGGCCTGCGTCGTGTAGACGACGTCGAAGAGCAGGGCGGCGAAGAGGACGGCCGTGGGCACGCCGATGCGCCGCACCAGGGCGGCGGCGCGGCTGTACAGCGTTTTCGGTGGGGGCGCGGCGGTCACAACGTGACGTTAGAGGATCCGCGGGCGTTCGCACCTTGGCCGACCGGCTCGTGCTCCCTCGGCCGAACGGCCGATGCGGGCCGGGGCGTGACTGGCCGTCTGCCCGAAGTGGACACCCGGGAGTTTCGGCGAAGCTCGTCGGTACCAAGATCCGAACCGACAGGGAGAACCTCGTGGACCCGAACACTCCACAGTGGACCGGCGGACCGGTGCTGTCCGGCCGGGGGCTGGTGAAGCGCTACGGCGCGCAGTACGCCCTGGCCGGCATCGACATCGACATCCAGCCGCGGGACGCCGTCGCCATCGTCGGCCCGTCCGGCTCGGGCAAGACGTCGCTGCTCCACGTGCTGGCCGGCATCCTCCGGGCCGACGACGGGCAGATCTTCCTGGCCGGGCAGCGGGTCGACCACCTCGGCGAGAAGAAGCGCAGCGAGCTGCGCCGCACCGAGTTCGGCTTCGTGTTCCAGTCGGGGATGCTGGTCGCGGAGCTGTCGGCCGAAGAGAACGTCGCGCTGCCGTCGCTGCTGGCCGGGCTCGGCCGCAAGGAGGCCATCGACGCCGGCCGCCAGTGGCTTTCGCGCCTCGGCCTGGCCGGCAAGGAGAAGCGCCGTCCCGGCGAGCTGTCCGGCGGCGAAGCCCAGCGCGTTGCCATCGCCCGTGCGCTGACCCACCGGCCGAAGGTGATCTTCGCCGACGAACCGACCGGCGCGCTCGACACGCGCACCGGCCGCGAGACGATGGACGCCCTGCTCGGCGCCGCCCATGAAACGGGCGCCGCGGTGATCGTGGTGACGCACGACCGCGAGCTGGCCGAGTCGATGCCGAAGACGGTCGCCATCCGCGACGGCCTGATCGCCACGAGGCAGGCGGCGTGAACTCGCTCCAGATCGCCCTGCGGGTGCTGAAGGTCGACCGGCGGACCCGGACGTCGGCGATCCTCACCGCGATCGGGGTGGCCGTCGCGACCGGGCTGGTGCTGCTGCTGGCGACGCTGCCGTTCGCCACGCAGAACCGCGAGCAGCGCGCCCTCTGGCAGGGCGAACACTTCTACAGCAGCCAAGCCGGGAACGCCCCGGCCAAGATCCTTTACAGCTCGTCGAAGGACTACTTCGACGGGAAGCAGATCATGCGGGTGGACGTCGCGCTGACCGGTGGCACCGCGCCTGGGTCGGTCGCGCTGCCGGCGGGGGTGCCGCAGCTGCCCGGACCGGGCGAGACCGTCGTTTCGCCGGCGCTCGGCCGGCTGCTGCAGGGCCACCCGGCCGACCAGCTCGGCGACCGGTTCGGCAAGCCCGTCGGCGCCATCGGCGAGGACGGCCTCCGCTTCCCGGAACAGCTCGTCGCGCTGGTCGGGCACACGGCGGACGCGATGCCGGTGCGCGCCGACCCGATCGCGGGCTTCCCCAGCGGGAAGGCCAGTGCGGACGCCCTGCTCATGCTGCTGTCCTGGGTCGGGATCATCGTGCTGCTGGTGCCGAGCCTGGTGCTGGTGGCGTCGTCGGCGCGGCTGACCGCGGCCCGGCGCGAACGGCGGCTCGCCGCGATCCGGCTGGCCGGCGCGACCCCAGGGCAGGTCACGAACATGGTGGCCGCCGAGACGACGTTGTCCGCCGGCATCGGCGCCCTGCTCGGGCTGCTGATCAGCCCGGCACTGCACGGCCTCGCGTCGTTCGTCCCGTGGGCGGGCGGTACCTGGCTGGCGGCCGACTTCACGCTGCCGGTCGGCCTGACCGTGTTCATCGTCGTGGCCATCCCGGTGCTCGTGGTGCTGGCCGGCATCCTCGGCCTGCGCCGCGTGCTGAAGAACCCGCTGTTCGCGACCGGCGGGCGCGCGTTGAAGCCGTTGCGCTGGTGGCGCCTGCTGGCGCTGCCCGCAGCCGGGCTGTTCTTCCTCGTCGCGGTGACGACGGCGAAGGACTCCGGCGGCATCACGATGGTCATGGCGGGGCTGTTCCTGCTGGTCGGCTCGGCCGCGATCGTCGGGCCGTGGGTGACCTCGGCGGTCGGTGGCACGTTCGTCCGGATCTGGCGGCGCCCGTCCGCGCTGCTCGCCGGCCGCCGCCTGCGTGACGACCCGAAGGGCGCCTACCGCGCGTCCGCCGGGATCGTGCTCGCGGTGTTCGCCGGGTCGATGGCGCTGACGCTGCTGCCGACGTTCGAGTCGATGGCCGGCGGCGGGCGCTCCTTCGTCGACTCCACGCTCTACGTCGACACCGACAGCCAGCACGCGGGCAAGATCGTCGACCAGGCGAACGCGTCCCTGCGGAAGTACGGCCAGTCCGAGAAGGCGGTCGCGGTCGGCGAGGTCTACCTCGTCCACGGCGAGGGCCGGGACCGCGACGGCCACCGCGCACTGGTCATGAGCTGTGCGGACGCGGTCAAGCTGACCCGGTTCGGCCTCTCCGCGGAGAACTGCACGGGCGGTCCGGCCGTGTTCGGCGAAACGGCGCTCGACCTGGCGCAGTTCAAGGTCACCGACACCTGGGAGGGCCAGGCGTCGCCGGTCAAGTCGGGCACGCGGGCGGAGGCCGTCCGCCCGAGTGACCCGGACCTGTCCACCACGTCGATCATCGACCCGGCCGCGCTGCCGGAGGGCTTCACGCCGAAGTACGTCACCGTCGTCGCGCCGACCACCGACGCGAGCCGCGAGGTCGTCCGGACGGCGCTGGCCGGGCCGGCCGCCGGCGAGGAGATCGGCAGCCGGGACCAGTACCTGTTCAACCAGCAGACCGAGCTCGGCGACCTGCGCCGGGTCACGGTGATCGGGCTGATCGCCGCCGGCGTCCTGGCCGGCTGCAGCGCCGCGGTCGCGACCGCGGGCTCGGTGATGGACCGCCGCCGCACCTTCGGGGCGCTGATGGCGGCCGGCACGCCGGTCCGGGTGCTGGCGAGGGCGTTGCGGATGGAGGCCGCGCTGCCGGCGCTGGTCGCCACCATCGGTGCGGGAATCGTCGGGGTACTGGTCGGCGTTGGGCTCTACAGCATGGTCGACGAGCGGGGCATCGTGCTCAGCCCGTGGCTGCTGGCGCCGGTCGTGCTCGGCGTCGGCGTGGCCCTGCTCGGCGCGTCGGTGTGCACCCCCGCGCTCAAGCGGGTCCAGGCCGAACCGCTGGCCGACGAATAGGGAGGACGTTCGCCCCTCTATCGGGGGAGGGGCGAACTCCTACCGCTTTTCGAAGATGAGGTCGTGCGAGACGCGGCCTTCGACGTCGGCGCGCTGCTCGAACTTGGTCACCGGCCGCCACTCCGGCCGCGGCGCCCAGCCGTCGTAGCGGTTGCGCAGGGCGGGTTCCGCGGAGCAGACCTCGAGCATCTGCTCGGCGTAGTTCTCCCAGTCGGTCGCCATGTGGAACGTGCCGCCGGGCGCGAGCCGCGACGCCACGAGCGCGGCGAACGACGGCGACACGATCCGCCGCTTGTGGTGCTTCTTCTTCGGCCAGGGGTCCGGGAAGAACAGCCGGACGCCGTGCAGCGTGTCCGGCTCGACGTGCTCGGTCAGCAGCACCACGGCGTCGCCGTGCAGCAGCCGCAGGTTCTCGACGCCCAGCTTTTCGGCGCGCAGCATCAGCTGGCCGAGGCCCGGGTCGTAGACCTCGGCCGCGACGTAGTTCAGCTCCGGCGCCGCGGCGGCCAGCTGCGACGTCGTCTCGCCCATGCCGGAGCCGATCTCCAGCATCACCGGCGCTTCGCGGCCGAACCAGGCCGTGAAGTCCAGCGTCCCGGCGGGCAGGTCACCGACCGTGCGGCCGACTTTCGGCCACAGTTCGTCCCACGCGCGTTGCTGCCCAACGGTCATCCGGCCGCCGCGCTTGACGTAGCTGACGACGCTGCGCAGCCGGGGTTGGTGCTCGTTTTCCACTCATGGAATGTAGCCGGGCGCGCAGCGCCTCCGTTGAGGGTGGTGGTGGGGGCATGGATGGATTAACGAACGGCTTCGAGCTCCCCGAGGCGAGACCGCAGCCCCGCCAAGCCGGCGATCGCGAGCGGGTCCGGCGTCGCCCCCGTGTGCGCGGGGAGCACGTCGATCCAGCCCGGGTGCCGATCGGTGTTGATCACCGTCGTGGGAATCGCGTGTCCCGATTTCCCGCGTTCGGACGGCATGAACTCCCAGTAACCGGATTCACCGTCCGCGGCCCACGGGACGAATTCCCAGCCGGGACGCCTGCCGAGCAGTTGCGCGATCCGGTCCTCGACGCGGAAACCCTGTTCCCGCGAATCGAGGGTTCCGTCCGCGACCGCCCGCAGCCACCACGGCGCGGGGATCGGGCCCGCCATCCCGGCCGAAGCGCGGAACAGCGCCAGGACCCGGTCTTCCGGTGCGCGGTGCACCCACGCCCGGCGGAGTTCGGCGGGCGTCGCCGCCGTCATGGCGGCCCGCGGGAGTTCGATCGCCCGCGACCATTCGAGGTCCAGCATGGGTTCGAGCTGAGGAACGTCGTCTTCGACGCGAGCTCGGGGAATCGTGCTGCCCAATTCTTGACCGGTGTCCACCGTCAAGGATCACCTCCAGGGGAGCTCAGACGGGTCCGGCACGCTCTCTCTTACGAATATTGCCTGGTCATAGCAGTATGTCCGGTGGCTGTGAGAGAAGCCACAGGGGTTTCATCTTCTTTTAACAAAGGTTTTTGAGGTATTGAGACCGCGGTCACGCTCAGGCGTCACGCCTCGCCGTGACGAGCACACCGGCCACGAACAGGGCAATGGTGATCGCCGCGAAGTAACCGAGGTAGCCCCACGGGCCGAGCGGCGCGTCCGGCAGCTGCAGCGGCCCCGCGGCGAACCCGCCCGCCCCGACGAACTCGTCGGCGGCGTGGAACGGCATCCACTGGTAGATGTGCCGCCCGGCGCCCGGGATGAGGATCACCAGGCCTTCGACCACCTGGGTCCAGACGAGCACCACGGTCAGCCCGAAGGCGACGCTGCGCAGCAGGAGCGCGACGCCGACGCCGGCCACCGCGGTGAACAGGAACGCCAGGCTCTGCCCGAGCACCGAGCGCCAGTCCGCGGCCGAGTGCAGCGCGAGGTCGGCGTCCGGCTGCACCAGCGACGCCAGCCCCCACGAGCCGAAGCCGACGACCAGCCCGAGCACCGCGCCGAGCGCGGCGACGACCGCCACCTTGGCCAGCAGCGCGGGCACCCGGCTCGGCACCGCCTGGAACGTCAGCCGGATGGTGCCCCAGTTGAACTCCGACGCCGTCGCGAGGACCGCGAGGACGAGCAGCACGGTCCGGCCGTTGCCGCTCGCGAGCTGGGTGTTGCCGACGGTCGCCGGGATCTCCGGCCCGGCCAGTGCGAAGAACAGCGCGGTGAAGCCGAGCGGCGCGACGAACGCGATCGCCAGGCACCACCAGGGCGCGCGGGTGCTGAAGAGCTTGATGCGCTCGGCGCGGAGGAGGTTGGTGATCATCGGGACGCCTCCGAAGCCGGCCCCGCGAACTCGACGGATTCGCGGGTGAGGTCGAGGTAGGCCTGCTCCAGCGAGCCGGTGATCGGGCTCAGCTCGTGCAGCGTCGCGCCCGCGTCGAAGGCGAGCTGGCCGATCCGGTCACTGTCTATTCCGGACACCACGAAGGCGCCGTCGGTCTCGGTGAACTCGGCCTGCCCGGTGAGCGCGGCCCGCAGCTCGTCGGCGTGCGGGGTGCGCACGCGCACGCCGTGTTCGCTCGTCCGCGCGACGAACTCGTCCATCGTCCCCTGGTAGATGAGCCGTCCCCGGCCGATCACCACGAGGTCCTGCGCGGTCTGCGCCATCTCGGGCAGCAGGTGGCTGGACACGAACACGGTCCGGCCCTCGGCGGCCAGCGCGTGCAGCAGCTGCCGGATCCAGGCCATGCCCTCGGGGTCGAGGCCGTTCACCGGCTCGTCGAACAGCAGCACCCGCGGGTCGCCCAGCATGGCAGCGGCGATGCCCAGCCGCTGCTGCATGCCCAGGGAGTACTGCAGGACGCGGGTCTTGCCGACGCTCGTCAGCCCGACCAGCGCGAGCACCTCTTCGACGCGCTTGTCGGAGATGCCGTTGGTGGCGGCCAGCCAGCGCAGGTGGTCACGGCCGCTGCGGCCGGGGTGGCGCCAGGTGGCGTCCAGCATCGCGCCGACCGTCCGAAGTGGATCTCGCAGCCGCCGGTACGGCTCGCCGTCGACGAGCACCGTGCCCGCGTCGGGGGTGTCGAGGCCGAGGACCAGCCGCATGGTCGTGGACTTGCCGGCGCCGTTCGGCCCGAGGAACCCGGTGACCCGCCCGGACCGCGCGGTGAACGTCAGCTCGTCGACCGCAGTCGTCGTGCCGTACCGCTTGGTCAGTGCGTTCGCTTCGATCATGCGCTCCCCCGTCCCGTCACCCGGAGCCTACTGCGAAACACCGGATCCGGGTCGCCCCCCGACAGCGCGACCCGGATCCGGTGTTTTCCCCTGTTCCCCCTTTATGCGTCCCGCTTCTTCGCCACCCCGAGTGCGACGAGCAGGAACACGATGGCGATGCCGGCGAAGTACGCCAGCGCCCAGCCGGGGCTCAGCGGCGAGTCCGACGGCGACGGGCCGTCGACGACCGCGGAGCCGCGCAGGAACTTGTTCGCCGCGTTGAACGGCATCCATTCGTGGATGTGGGCGCCGATCTTCGGGATCAGCTGGATCAGGTCTTCCACGGCCAGGTTGTAGATGAGCAGCAGGGCGATGGCGCCGGCGCTGTGCCGGATCAGGACCCCGACGGCGACGGCGAGCACCGCGCTGATGGCGAACACCGGGCCCAGGCCGGCGACGTTCAGCCAATCCTGCGTGGTGTGCAGGCCGATGCCGTCGTTCGGCCGCATGAGCATGCCGAGGCCCAGCGCGCCGAACGCGGCGAGCTCGCCGATCACCAGCGCGACCAGCGCGACGACGACCGCCTTGGCGACCAGCGCCGGCGAGCGGTGCGGCACCGCCTGGAACGTCGTGCGGATGGTGTTGAAGCGGTATTCGGTGGTGACCGCGAGCGCGGCGAGCACCATGACGACGGCGATCCCGAACTGCGTGCCGCCGAACTGGAGGGCGGACAGCGTGACCGGCGAGTCGGCCGGGGTCGCGCTGGAGATGATGGCGGCGAAGCCGATGGCCAGCGCCAGTGCGATGAGGGCGCACCACCACGGCGAGCGGGTGGTGAACAGCTTGATGCGTTCTACCGCGAGCAGGTTCATGGTCTTGGTTTCCCCGTTTACTTGGCGGACTCGAGCACGTGCTGCGCCTCGGCGTCGAGCCCGGTGTGGTACTCGACGGAGTCGCCGGTGATCTGCATGAAGGCCTGCTCGAGCGAGCCGGTCTGCGGGCTCAGCTCGTGCAGCACGATGCCGTTGGCGGCGGCGATCTCGCCGATCTTGTCGCTGTCCATCCCGGACACCACGAGCCCGGTGGCGTCCCCGGTGACGCCGGCGCTGGCGCGCTGGAGGGCGTCGCGGAGCTCGGCGAGCTGCGGTGAGCGGACCTTGACCGTGTTCTCCGCCGCGCGGGAGACGAAGTCCTGGGTCGACGACTGCGAAATCAGCTGCCCCCGGCCGATCACCACGAGGTTGCTCGCGGTCAGCGCCATCTCCGACAGCAAGTGGCTCGACACGAACACGGTGCGGCCCTCATCGGCCAGCCGGTGCATGAACTTGCGGATCCAGAGGATGCCCTCGGGGTCCAGGCCGTTCACCGGCTCGTCGAACAGCAGCACCTCGGGGTCGCCCAGCAGGGCGGCCGCGATACCGAGCCGCTGCGACATGCCGAGCGAGAACCCGCCGGCGCGCTTGCCCGCGACGCTGGTGAGGCCGACGGTGTCGAGCACCTCGTCGACGCGGGCGGCCGGGATGCGGTTGGACTTCGCCATCCACAGCAGGTGGGCGCGCGCCGAACGGTTGGGGTGCACCCACTTCGCGTCGAGCAGCGCGCCGACGGTGCGCAGCGGTTCCTTGAGGTCGTGGTACTTCTTGCCCCCGATGGTGACCTGGCCGCCCGTGGGGTTGTCCAGGCCGAGGATCATCCGCATGGTGGTGGACTTGCCCGCCCCGTTCGGGCCGAGGAAGCCGGTGACCTGACCCGCGGCCACGGAGAACGACAGGTTGTTCACCGCCAGTGTCTTTCCGTACCGCTTGGTGAGGCCGGTTGCCTCGATCATGACTGCTCCTCTTCCGCCCCTCGCTTACGACGCGTTCATCGTCGCGGGTCGGAGGCTGTTCGCGCGTCACCCTGTAGACCGAACCGGTCCCCCTACCTGAGTAGTACCTTGCTGGCTCTTCGGCCGATGCGCGATCCGTGATGACCCTGAGTCGACCCTGATTCGCCCGAATTAATGAACTGTGGTTCAATAACTGCGTGGCCAGGCCGAGGAGCATCACGGACGAGCGGTTGCTGGCGGCGGCGGAGGCCGTCATCGGCCGTCGCGGGCCGGGCTTCACCCTCGCCCATGTGGCCGAGGGAGCGGGTGTCTCGGTCGGCACGGTCGCGCAGCGGTTCGGCTCGAAGAGCGGTCTGCTGCAGGCGATGAGCCGGCGGGCCACGAGCCGGGCCGTCGAGCTGATGCGCGAGTGCGCGGAGCGGGCGGACGACCCGGTCGACGGCCTGCGCGCCGCGGCGGTGTCGGTCTACGCGGTGCTCGGTGACGCCGAAGAAGCGGCGAACCACCTGGGCCAGCTCGGCGTGGACATCGGCGACCCGGTGCTGCGGTCGCTGCTGGGCGAGCACTTCACGGCGGTCGAGCAAGAACTGCGGCGGCTCGTGCGGGCGGCGGCTTCCTCGTTGCCGCACGCCCCGAGCGTGCCGCGCGCGGCCCGTGCGGTGCTCGGCGTGATCAACGGGGTGTCGATCGACTGGTCGATCCGGCCGCACGGGCGGCTGGCCGACCGGCTGGCGGAGGACGTCGACGCGGTGCTGACCGCGTGGCGCGGACGGGAGGACGCATGAGTTTGCAGGGCAAGGTCGCGGTCGTCACCGGGGCGACCCGGGGCTGCGGCCGCGCGATCGCGGTGGAACTGGGCCGCGCGGGCGCGACGGTGTACGTCACCGGCCGCA
Coding sequences within:
- the trmB gene encoding tRNA (guanosine(46)-N7)-methyltransferase TrmB encodes the protein MENEHQPRLRSVVSYVKRGGRMTVGQQRAWDELWPKVGRTVGDLPAGTLDFTAWFGREAPVMLEIGSGMGETTSQLAAAAPELNYVAAEVYDPGLGQLMLRAEKLGVENLRLLHGDAVVLLTEHVEPDTLHGVRLFFPDPWPKKKHHKRRIVSPSFAALVASRLAPGGTFHMATDWENYAEQMLEVCSAEPALRNRYDGWAPRPEWRPVTKFEQRADVEGRVSHDLIFEKR
- a CDS encoding ABC transporter permease produces the protein MNSLQIALRVLKVDRRTRTSAILTAIGVAVATGLVLLLATLPFATQNREQRALWQGEHFYSSQAGNAPAKILYSSSKDYFDGKQIMRVDVALTGGTAPGSVALPAGVPQLPGPGETVVSPALGRLLQGHPADQLGDRFGKPVGAIGEDGLRFPEQLVALVGHTADAMPVRADPIAGFPSGKASADALLMLLSWVGIIVLLVPSLVLVASSARLTAARRERRLAAIRLAGATPGQVTNMVAAETTLSAGIGALLGLLISPALHGLASFVPWAGGTWLAADFTLPVGLTVFIVVAIPVLVVLAGILGLRRVLKNPLFATGGRALKPLRWWRLLALPAAGLFFLVAVTTAKDSGGITMVMAGLFLLVGSAAIVGPWVTSAVGGTFVRIWRRPSALLAGRRLRDDPKGAYRASAGIVLAVFAGSMALTLLPTFESMAGGGRSFVDSTLYVDTDSQHAGKIVDQANASLRKYGQSEKAVAVGEVYLVHGEGRDRDGHRALVMSCADAVKLTRFGLSAENCTGGPAVFGETALDLAQFKVTDTWEGQASPVKSGTRAEAVRPSDPDLSTTSIIDPAALPEGFTPKYVTVVAPTTDASREVVRTALAGPAAGEEIGSRDQYLFNQQTELGDLRRVTVIGLIAAGVLAGCSAAVATAGSVMDRRRTFGALMAAGTPVRVLARALRMEAALPALVATIGAGIVGVLVGVGLYSMVDERGIVLSPWLLAPVVLGVGVALLGASVCTPALKRVQAEPLADE
- a CDS encoding ABC transporter permease; translated protein: MNLLAVERIKLFTTRSPWWCALIALALAIGFAAIISSATPADSPVTLSALQFGGTQFGIAVVMVLAALAVTTEYRFNTIRTTFQAVPHRSPALVAKAVVVALVALVIGELAAFGALGLGMLMRPNDGIGLHTTQDWLNVAGLGPVFAISAVLAVAVGVLIRHSAGAIALLLIYNLAVEDLIQLIPKIGAHIHEWMPFNAANKFLRGSAVVDGPSPSDSPLSPGWALAYFAGIAIVFLLVALGVAKKRDA
- a CDS encoding ABC transporter ATP-binding protein, whose product is MIEANALTKRYGTTTAVDELTFTARSGRVTGFLGPNGAGKSTTMRLVLGLDTPDAGTVLVDGEPYRRLRDPLRTVGAMLDATWRHPGRSGRDHLRWLAATNGISDKRVEEVLALVGLTSVGKTRVLQYSLGMQQRLGIAAAMLGDPRVLLFDEPVNGLDPEGMAWIRQLLHALAAEGRTVFVSSHLLPEMAQTAQDLVVIGRGRLIYQGTMDEFVARTSEHGVRVRTPHADELRAALTGQAEFTETDGAFVVSGIDSDRIGQLAFDAGATLHELSPITGSLEQAYLDLTRESVEFAGPASEASR
- a CDS encoding ABC transporter ATP-binding protein, with the translated sequence MDPNTPQWTGGPVLSGRGLVKRYGAQYALAGIDIDIQPRDAVAIVGPSGSGKTSLLHVLAGILRADDGQIFLAGQRVDHLGEKKRSELRRTEFGFVFQSGMLVAELSAEENVALPSLLAGLGRKEAIDAGRQWLSRLGLAGKEKRRPGELSGGEAQRVAIARALTHRPKVIFADEPTGALDTRTGRETMDALLGAAHETGAAVIVVTHDRELAESMPKTVAIRDGLIATRQAA
- a CDS encoding TetR/AcrR family transcriptional regulator gives rise to the protein MARPRSITDERLLAAAEAVIGRRGPGFTLAHVAEGAGVSVGTVAQRFGSKSGLLQAMSRRATSRAVELMRECAERADDPVDGLRAAAVSVYAVLGDAEEAANHLGQLGVDIGDPVLRSLLGEHFTAVEQELRRLVRAAASSLPHAPSVPRAARAVLGVINGVSIDWSIRPHGRLADRLAEDVDAVLTAWRGREDA
- a CDS encoding sensor histidine kinase; protein product: MTAAPPPKTLYSRAAALVRRIGVPTAVLFAALLFDVVYTTQAALDENGPRFVDFGLLPGLLAMTACAVWAQKRAAVAAVAGGGVLIFSTLFIHAFHIPPYSSVLPKVTITEVVAGVLMVYYAARRARAGVAFCVIGFLVVSGLVAVFGRYAGVGDIDSGTGSQALLFGLLLLAAPLVPAIAARDRRPQAGPRTRRLRRVNELAMGQWPLMGLLGFALLFEFGYTYSSNARGFPILFCSIVAAAIAVLSPRRPADALLGIAGMLLLSAVVTPFLHLRYDYPMPGGVPFVQVIAAMGVVVNVTRARGLNASWPRVSILSGVVALAAILNSNEPRGLQTDPQTLSILAFAAALLLGISIATGLMLRSRDSERTTVVKSAVADAQTAERMALARELHDVVAHHVTGIVVQAQAARMMAEQKPEVAVEAMARIENAGVEALAAMRRLVRSMRGDAPAGSSEISEQATTDLGADLRKLVDTANHGVPTSMHLDLPPDLPHEVGRSALRLVQESLTNVGKHASGATEAFVVAEVLGPELHLRVTDDGRETARRPAGGSGGYGLVGMRERVALLKGRLSAGRGPDGGWRVEAWLPLAAGEGDE
- a CDS encoding ABC transporter ATP-binding protein, giving the protein MIEATGLTKRYGKTLAVNNLSFSVAAGQVTGFLGPNGAGKSTTMRMILGLDNPTGGQVTIGGKKYHDLKEPLRTVGALLDAKWVHPNRSARAHLLWMAKSNRIPAARVDEVLDTVGLTSVAGKRAGGFSLGMSQRLGIAAALLGDPEVLLFDEPVNGLDPEGILWIRKFMHRLADEGRTVFVSSHLLSEMALTASNLVVIGRGQLISQSSTQDFVSRAAENTVKVRSPQLAELRDALQRASAGVTGDATGLVVSGMDSDKIGEIAAANGIVLHELSPQTGSLEQAFMQITGDSVEYHTGLDAEAQHVLESAK